In the Microcoleus sp. FACHB-831 genome, TAAATCGTAAAAATTCCTTCTAGTTGATTTCATGCGGATTTCTACGGTAGTAATTGGGTCGGTAGCAGAAGCCCCAGTATTATCCACAGTATCTTCATAGCATTGGGCGAAAATCGCCCGAACTCAATACCAGCAAACTAGGCGCAAGTGTTAAGCGATCGCTCAACGCGCCGAACCCGCGAGGTCAGCCAATAAAAAACCCCAGTCAAAAGACTGGGGCGATCGCGATTTACGCATACCTGACAATTTTCGTCGCAGGCTAATGACCTAGCAGCTTATCTCGCAGGTGTTTAATGCGATCGCGCAACGTCGCCGCTTCTTCAAACGCCAGCTTTTTCGCCGCTTCTTTCATCTGCGCTTCTAGTTGACTAATCAACTCTGGCATATCTTCTAGAGACAGATCGTCTGCTTGTTCGTAAGCCGTTTCTAGCTGTTGAGAATTAAGCCGCCGCGACACATCTAGAAAAGCCAAAATAGAATTAGTCGATTTCTTGATAATTTGCTGCGGCGTAATCCCATGCATCTTGTTATGTGCAAGCTGAATACCGCGCCGCCGCTCGGTTTCATCCATCGCTTTGATCATGCTATCTGTGAGATTATCACCATATAAGATAGCTTGTCCGCGCACGTGACGCGCCGCTCTACCGATAGTTTGAATGAGCGATCGCTCTGCCCTCAAAAACCCTTCCTTATCTGCATCCAAAATCGCCACAAGCGATACTTCTGGTAAATCTAAACCCTCCCGCAACAAGTTAACACCAATTAGCACATCAAACTCACCTTCTCGCAAAGCTTGGAGAATTTCGATTCGTTCAATTGATTGAATTTCCGAGTGCAAATAACGTACCCGAATTGCCCGTTCTTGCAGATACTCCGTCAAATCCTCCGCCATACGCTTCGTTAGCGTAGTTACCAACACCCGCTCTTGACGCTTTACTCTGTCTTTAATTTCACCTAATAAATCGTCAACTTGCCCTTCTGTTGGACGGACAAATATTTCTGGATCTATTACGCCAGTCGGTCGAATTACTTGCTCTACAACTCGCCCCTCTGATACTTCAATTTCCCAGTTGCCAGGAGTAGCAGAAACAAATATACACTGATTGGCCTTTGCCCAAAATTCGTCTGACTTAAGCGGTCGATTATCCGCTGCACTGGGTAAGCGAAATCCATGCTCGATCAACACTTTTTTCCTAGCTTGATCGCCGTTAAACATCCCCCTAATCTGCGGTACGCTGACGTGAGATTCATCCACCACTAACAGCCAATCTTTAGGAAAATAATCAATTAAACATTCTGGTGGTTCTCCAGCACGGCGTCCAGCCAAAAAGCGCGAATAATTCTCCACGCCGTTGCAGTACCCCACCTCTCGCAACATCTCCAAATCGTACCGAGTGCGATGTTCTATCCGTTGAGCTTCTAATAGTTTGCCTTGTTTCTGAAATTCTGCTATCTGATCGTTTAGTTCTGCCTCAATTGCATCGCAAGCAGATTGTAAACGATCCTTTGGGGTGACAAAGTGGCGAGCTGGATAAACATTGATAGCTTCAAGGCTCTGAATAATTTCTCCTGTTACAGGATCGACGTAACGAATGGCATCAATTTCATCGCCAAAAAATTCTATGCGGATAATTCTATCTTCGTAGGCGGGGCCAATTTCTAACACATCGCCCCTAACTCGGAAGCGCCCCCGTCCTAATTCTAAATCGTTGCGGCTATATTGCACTGTGGCTAATTCTCGCAACATTTGTCGCTGATTTATTTCCATTCCTACTTTTAAGGAAATGGCCGATTTTAGGTATTCCGAGGGAATACCCAAACCGTAGATACAACTGATAGAAGCAACGACGATTACATCGCGGCGTTCAAAGAGCGATCGCGTCGCAGAGTGCCGCAACATATCAATTTCTTCGTTGACTTGGGCAGTCTTTTCAATGTAGGTATCTGTGACGGGAATATACGCTTCTGGTTGATAGTAATCGTAGTAACTGATGAAGTATTCAACGGCGTTGTGGGGAAAGAATTCTCGCAATTCATTACACAACTGGGCGGCTAAAGTTTTGTTGTGAGCCAGGACTAGGGTAGGTTTGCCAATATTCTCAATAACTGATGCTACTGAGAATGTCTTACCCGTACCCGTCGCGCCTAGCAGAGTTTGATATCTTGCGCCAGCTTGCAAGCCTGCGGTAAGTTGCGCGATCGCACCAGGCTGATCGCCTGTTGGCTGAAATGGTGCTTCGAGACGAAATGGCGTCATACAGTTTTGCGGAGTGTCTTGTAGTGCCTCGACTCTCTAATAGTAGCCATTTGCTCAAGTGATGCCGATCGCAAAGCCGATCGCACGTAACCCAGATCTCCCAACCCCTTGCAGGCTGGCGGCTAGAAAAATTTCTTCTATTGCGGGCGATCGCACCCCAGCCTAGCTATTTTTTTACAAATCTTTACCCATATATGTTTTTTTATGTTGGCCTAGTAAAGATATCTATACCTATTTAGGGTTTTTTAAAGTTAAACTCAGATAAATAAGAACAACCCTCTAACCGCCCTTTTTAAGGGTGTAGGGGGGATCTAAATTTCGGAGCAATTTGCCTTAGTCACTTAAGAATCCAGAGGACTTAAATTATGAGCATTAACAACACTGCGGAAATGGGAAATACCCCCACAACTAGCCGACGCGGCAAAAAAAGTGCCAAGGTGAAAGCGGAAAAAACGGCGCAAGTTATTACTTTGTCAGTTCAAGAATCGCCACAGAGTAGCGCGATCGCCGAAACTCAAAGTGACCAATCATTTTCTCTACCTGGGAACGTTGAGATTAGCGACACAATCAACTTAGCAGGAATCCGTCCAATTGCCTCCAGCGATTTGCAAGTTGCAGATACCGTAAAAATGGCAGGAATCCGTCCAATTGCCTCTAGCGATTTCCAACTTGCCTCAACAGTTAATTTGGTAGGGATGCGTCCAATTGGCTTAAGTAATCTGCAATTTTCCTCGACAGTTAACTTCTCTGGAATTCGCCCAATTGCCTCAAATAATAGTGACGATATTGCAACTCTTATTGGTTATCTAGATTAGGTAGAAACCCAATATCTGTGCCTTTACAAACCCGGTTTATATAAAAACTGGGGTTCTTTACTTTGGCTGAATTTATTATACTTGCATTATTTTGTTGACTAAATGCATAACCAATTATTCTATGGAGATAACCTTGACTACTTACGGCAAAATATTGAAAACAATTTTGTAGATTTATGCTACATCGATCCGCCTTTCAATTCTAGTCGTAATTACAACCAAATATATAACCAAATTGACAACAAAAATAAATTTCAGTCACCAGCTTTTATCGATATATGGACGTGGGACAACAAAGCGCAAGAAGGTTTTACCCAAATAATTGGCAACTATCAAGGTAGATTTACACCGCAAAGCATTGCACTCATCGCAGGTTTATCAAATGTATTGGATAAAGGAAGCTTGCTAGCTTATTTGGTAAACATCACCCTGCGTGTAGCGGAAATTCATCGCGTCTTAAAGCCTAGTGGTAGTTTTTATCTTCATTGCGATCCTACCGCCAGTCATTATCTTAAATTAGTGCTTGATGCTATTTTTTGTCCCCAAGGTGGATATTTCCAGAATGAAATTATTTGGTGTTATTCAGTGGGAGGAAAAACTAAGGAGAGGTTTGCTAGCAAACATGATGTAATTTTTTATTATACAAAAACTAATCAATACACTTTTAATATTGAGGCTGCTTCTATTTCCAGAAAACCTAAGTCTCACATGAAACTGAGAGTAGATACAGACGGAAGAGAATACCAAGAAAAAATTGAGAGAAAAACAGGAAAAATTTATAAATACTACTTGGACGAAGGCAAAATTGCTGAAGATTACTGGACAGACATTGAAACTCTAAATCGTGGGGATAAACAACGCTTAGGTTATCCTACCCAAAAACCTGAAGCGCTATTAGAACGTATTATTAAAGTTAGCAGCAATGAAGGGGACTTGGTGTTGGATGCTTACTGCGGTTGCGGTACTACTCTAGTGGTTGCTCAACGCCTAAAACGCCATTGGATAGGTATGGATATCACTTATCAAAGTATCAGTCTGTGCTTGAAACGCTTTGAAGATTCTTTTGATAAAAATGTAGTTCCTCAAGTCAATCTTAACGGCATACCCATTAATCTGAAAGAAGCGATAGCGCTTTCTAAACTTCAAGGTAAAGAATTTGAAAAATGGGCTATTCTTACCTATTCAAATAACCATGCTATCATCGAGCGCAAAAAAGACAAAAATAAAAGCGTAGATGGGATTGTCTACTTTTTAGGAGAAAGCGGAGAACAAGAGAAGATCATCTTGCAAGTTAAGGCAGGTGATCTTAACTCGGATGATATTAAAGAATTGGATGACAAGAGGAAGCGCGAACAAGCAGCGATCGCTATCTTCATAACCTTGAAAACACCCAACTCAGAAATGTTCCAACAAGCGATCGCTTGCGGAATATACAATCACCAAGCTTCTCGTTGCAACTACCCCCGTCTTAAAATTGTTACTATCAAGGAAATGCTCGAAGAGGCAAAGCGGCTCGATACATTCTTTTTCTTATAGTAACGCCTAGACTTTAGCCTTCCTTACAATCGTTAACTACTGCAATAATACTTTTTACGCCCTCTACTCAGTCTTTCGGCATATATAAAAAAGAACAAAAATGGCTTTAGTCTAATATATCCCCGGACAGACGGCTTTGTAAAATATTTCGGCTAAATTGGATACAGTTGGAAGAAGATAACGGAAAAGATTGAACCGTATCTTTTATTTTAATCTGTTTAATAAGAGGAAGAAGGAAAATGAGCCTTGAAGATAAAGCAAAAGCAACTGCAAAAAACCTTGAAGGTAAAGGTCAAGAAGCTTTAGGGAACGTAACTGGCGATCCAGAAGATCAAGCTGAAGGCAAAGCGAAGCAAGGCGAGTCCGCAGTTCGTCACGGTGTCGAAGATGTGAAAGATAAGGTTAAAAAGGCCATTGACTAGGTTTAAGCCTTTTTAATAGGGGTTTAGGTAAGTGGCCTCGTTACCTAAAAATTATAGAGATTTGCCCTTACCAAAACCCCATACTTCTATCAACCAACCGTGCTTTTTAGAGGAGGAAAAATTGAGTTTATTTCAGCAGACTCGGAAAATTTTGACCGCGTTAGTACTGGTATTAGTCCTCACCATTACTACAGCCTGTGGTGGAACCGCACAAGCCACAAAGCCCAACTCACTACCTGCACTCAGCGGTAATAGCTACGCACAGTTAGAACGTGGTAGCACCCAATCGGGTCAAGAGTTTGGCACTTGGGTAATGCAGACGGCTAAAGGATTAGTTCAGGATGCATACGTGCGCGATAACAACAAACTAGGGGTTGTGATTACGCCTCAAGTTAAACCAAGCGATGTGAAAACATTGGCTAAATCTTTAGCCCAAGGGTTTCACAAAAACTTTCCCAGCCAAGATTTAACAGTTTTGGTATACGCGCCGGATAAAAAACTGATTTTGACAGCAAAATATGACGAGCAGTCAAAACAGATTCAATATCAAGGTGCTTAAGCAGAATTTTGACACCACTTTTGTTTGAAACTTTTGTTTGAAATTAGGAAATAAAAAAATGAGCAGCAGCGAACAATATAAACGCCAAATTATGAACGATTTGGCTAGCGGCAACGTCGAATCTTTCGATGACGTGCCAGCAGACCCCGCGACAGAATACCAAAATTTTGATGATTTTGCCCAGCGCTCCACGCGAGATGAGCGCCGTCAATTGTTTGGTCGTTCTCTACATCCAGAAACAATTCCGGTAAGCCAAATGGAGCCGGAATTGCAAAAAGCGATCGCGCAGATTCAGCCCCAAGATCGCGATGATGTCGCTCGCGAATTCTTCAAGCGTTTAAAAGAAAGAGGACTGAGCGATCGCCAGTTGGAACAACAACTGAGCTTGTCTAGCCATCATCCCAATCATATGAGTGCAGACGATGTTAGCAAATTGGCTGGCTTCGCCTATCACTCTCATCCCGACATTTTCCAAGAAGTATTAGCTGACAAACCCGCGATCATGAAGTTTCTAGGCAATCCAGTCGTCGCCGCTGTATTTGGCATTATGGCTGCCAAATGGTTGAGCGGTCGTCGGGCGCCGTAGAAACAACGCTTAACGCTTCTTGTTAATAGCTCTTAATAGCTTAACGAACAACCCCGCTTAATATTAGGCGGGGTTGTTTATTAAAATTTGTCACTACCAACACCAGTAAAGTGGCCATCTGTTTTGATAGCGTTAATCGTATCGACCACCTGTTGAATGGCATTCGCTTGCTCCTCAGCAGTCAACAAAATCTGCTGATTATTCAAAACCACATTATTGACAGCATCCTTCACCCCACTAAAAGCGCCAGCCGTCTCTTCCGAGATTTTCATCCCAGTCTCTACAGTCATAGTTCCTTCCTTCGTCGCCTTCGCTGTCGAATTTATAGCCATTTGAATATCAGAAACAAGCACACGAATTTGACCAGCTGAGTTTTTACTTCTATCTGCTAGTTTGCGAATTTCTGCTGCTACGACGCCAAAACCTTTACCTTTCTCACCCGCACGGGCAGCTTCAACTGCTGCATTCAGCGCCAGCATATTAGTCTGGTTAGCTAAATCGCTCACGAGGGTGGAAATATTGCCAATTTGATGGGTTTGTCCTTTCAGAAGCACAATCTCCCGCGCGATCGCCTCCACCTTCTCCTTCAGCGTTGTCATGCCTTCGATAGTTTGCTCAACCGCCTTCGTTCCCCCTGAAGCCATGTTCAACGCTGCATCAGCTCCCCCAGCGGCGGCAGAGGCTTGAAGCGCCGTAGCCCGCGAAGAAGCCCTCAGCTCATCCATTTGTCGCAATGCTAACTGTATCCGCTGATGCTGGTGACGTTCTCTCTCTAGCGCAATCTCTAGTTCAGTTGTACGCTCTTTTAGCTCGCTCGTGCGTTCTTGTACTTGCTTTTGAATTTCGGCTGTACGTCCCACAGACATAAACAGATAGAGGACCATGCTGCCAGTCATAAGTAACCCGATGGCGAGGATAGCCAATGCTCCCTGGTGGGCGGCAATACCTCCATAATCTGACGTTGGCAAAATTAAAAGCATCCACTTACGATCTGCTACGTTGAAGATGCGGGTACAAGCAGTTCGCTCTTGGCATTTTCCCCCTACATCATCTAAAGGTGCATCTTCGCGACTTGGGTCATCTATTAATTGTTTCGTGCTGGAGTCATAACGAACTAGAAAGCTTTCTTGGCCAGTGGCTGAATTGTCGTAAAGATAAAAGTTAATCTTGTCTAAACTTAGATCTTTTAGAGAAGACTTAACAATATCAGTAATCTGAAAAGCACCACTAACAAAACCTTGCAAATTTGCGCGACGACTTAGCAATGTATTAGTAGCAGTATCGTTGCGGTAAACTGGCAAGAACAGTTGGAACCCAGGCTGATTGTTATTTACTAACGTGATTCGCCCAGAAGCAACCGCTGCGTTTGTATCTCGCCCCTTATCTAAAGCTAGCTTACGAGGAGGATCGGAAGCTACATCGAAGCCTACAACTTTCCTACGGTCTGCTAATGGCTCTACATAGATAATTGGGAAATATTCCTGCTCTTGTGCGGCTCTTATAGGTTTTCCATCAGCACCTATCTGATAAATTTGAAAATTTGAAAAACCCTCTGCTTCCACAGCTTTTTCGTAGGCTTGTCTATCTTTTGCAGAAACACGCTCCAACCAAGTTAGCCCATAGATAGCAGAATAGCGAGAGAAACTGGGTTGAACAAATTTCTGAAAATCTTTCCGAGTAACCTGGTCAGAGGCAGTATATAAGGCTTGAATAGATCGCACAACTTCCAAATTTTCGTTGACACTCCGCTGCAAGGCAGTACTAAGGGAGTTAGCCCGCTCTTGAAATTCTATTTGCAATTGTTTATTTTCCCAATTCCACACTATTGCGGAGGCTAAAATAGACAAGCAAACTCCTGTGCAGAGTGTCAATCCCACTGTCATGTAACGGCGATCGCCTAACCTTGCCGGATTTGAGCGATCTTCCTCCAAAACCTGTTCAATTCCATTCATATCAAGTCCTTTTAATCGCTTTGTTTATATACTGCACGCAGGCATAAACTGTTAGAAAATACTAGGCGCGTAGAAAACTTATCTGCTAATGACTAACTATTAACTACAAATAGTGCAATCGAAAAAATTTACCCAGGCGATCGCGCCAAGCATAGTCTTTCATTTGTTAAGTCACATGTGGATGGGTTTATCTCACTTTTGTAAAATTTTACACCCTAAAAAATTATAATTATTCATATATCCCCGCAAAATAAGGTTCTTAGCGTTTTACATTTCCCACACCCTCTTAAACAGGATGGTAAGCCACCAGGCTCACAATGACTACTTGGCTAAAAAATATAGCCTTCTTGCTAGCATGAAAAGCTATATTTTTTACGCTCGTAACCACTTGAGAATCAGGATAACTGACGCCGCCAAAAAAGTTTGAAAGCCTGCCTTAGCTTCCCCATAGGGAAAACTCAGGCAGGCTTCCTGCGCCATCCAGAGACTTTAGACTCTGGATTGTTTAAATTTTTACTTGTTAAACAGTAGCTAATTCAGGTGTGGGGCGCTTGCTATTACGAACACCAGCGATCGCACTTGCATAATCTGGCGCGTTGAACACCGCAGAACCAGCCACAATCGCATTCGCACCAGCTTCCAAAACCTGCCAACTATTGTTACCCTTCAGACCCCCATCAACCTCAATCCAAGGATCTAAACCGCGTTCATCGCACATCTGGCGCAACTTGCGAATCTTCGGCAGAACACCAGGGATAAAACTCTGACCCCCGAAGCCTGGGTTAACGCTCATAATTAGCACTAGGTCGCAAAGCTCTAGCACGTACTCAATTAGTTCCAAAGGAGTCGAAGGATTGAGTACCACGCCTGCCTGTTTGCCCAATTCCTTAATTTGGCCCAGAGTGCGGTGCAAGTGAGGAGAAGCGTTGTGTTCAGCATGAACGGAGATAATATCTGCCCCTGCCTTAGCAAAATCTTCCACATACTTTTCTGGTTCCACAATCATCAAGTGGACATCCAGAGGCTTTTTAGTAACGGGGCGAATTGCTTGCACGATCAGCGGGCCAATCGTAATGTTGGGCACAAAGCGGCCATCCATTACATCGACGTGAATCCAATCAGCGCCAGCTTCGTCTACCGCCCGAATTTCTTCCCCCAATCGGCTGAAATCGGCTGATAGTATAGATGGAGCAACAACAATAGGCTTCTGGGATTGGCTTTTGGTCATGGCTAGTGATACTCTTCTGCTTCCTCGGAAGTATACATTTTAACAAAATATTTAGAATTTCCTAGCGCCTCCGATCCCAGGCATCCCCCAATTTAAACATTTTTTTTGGAGAAACTTCCTTGGCAAAACGGCAGACTATCAAAAAATTAGTATGGATTGTTTGGGGGCTGGGTATTTCAGGCTTAACCAGTCCCGTATTGGCTAAAGAACCCTCAACACTCTCAGAAGTAGGAATTGATGCCATCAAGCTACAAGCACCCCCCTATAACTTACTGGGTCGTAAGATTGCCATCGGTCAGGTGGAAATTGGCCGACCGGGATATTTCGGGTTGGACAAAGCTGTATCCCTACATCAGGTGCTATCCCTATCAGGAGTGTTCTATCGCGATACTCCAGCCAAAGCCAATGCCAATCTAGATCCCCATGCAACCATGGTGGCGGGGATGATGATTAGCTCTGATAAGGCAAGACCGGGCGTAGCACCGCAAGCACGGCTGTACTCTTCTGCGGTTGGCTCACCCAAAACCAGCGGTCAACCGGAGGAGTGTTTAGCGACGCAGTACGTGGCGCAGCAAAACGGCGGCGATGTGCGAGCGATTAACTTTAGTTTTGGGGAATCTTTAGATCGAGACGCTCGACCTAATGCGGTTTTAGATGGCAATGCCTTGCTGACGCAGTGTGTAGATTGGTCGGCGCGGGTTCACGACGTTTTTTATGCGATCGCTGGCAATCAAGGCAGCGGAGGCATTCCCATACCCACAGACAACTTCAATGGCGTCAGCGTTGCCTATACAACCCGCCGCCAGGGAGTTTTTACCAAAGTAGACTTTGCTAACTTGAGCGCTGCCCCTGTTGGCGTTGGCAAGCGCCTCCTCGACCGCGAAATTAACGTCGGGCCTCGTCGCGCCATTAGTATCGTCGCGCCCGGTAGTAATGTCGAATTAATAGACTTAGAGGGTAAGGTAAATCGCGTCACAGGCACGAGTTTTGCGGCTCCTCAAGTTACAGCATCTGTGGCTTTGCTTCAAGAGTATGGCGATCGCCAGTTGCGAACAAAACAACCCCAGTGGACTACAGATTCTCGCCGCCACGAAGTTATGAAAGCCGTGCTGCTCAACTCAGCCGAAAAAATCAAAGACTCCGGCGATGGTCTGCGCTTGGGAATGACTCGCACTATGTTGGCAAAAGATAACACCGATTGGTTAGAATCCGATGCCTACAAAGACCGGAAAATCCCACTGCATTTACAAATGGGTACGGGGCAGCTTAATGTTTTCCGAGCATATCAGCAATTCAGCCCCGGTCAGCAGAGTCCAGCAGCGCCAGTTCCACCAACCGCATGGGATTATCGAACAATAAAGGCTTCCTCCATTCAAGATTATGTGTTGGATAAACCCTTACAAAAAGAAAGTTTTGTCTCCATTACGCTAGCTTGGGATCGCCTGGTGGAGTTGCAAGATACTAACAAGAACGGGCAGTTCAACGTAGGAGAAAGTTTTCGCGATCGCGGCTTAAATAACCTCGATATCTACCTAATGCGAGCAGAAGACAACGACACCAGCAAGAGCATCTGGTCTAGTGAAAGTGAAGTAGATAGTGTAGAACACATCTTTCAACAGGTTCCCACAACTGGACGCTATAAAATTCGCGTTCAGTTTCGTCAGCAGGCGAATGAGGACGTCCAACCTTATGCCCTTGCTTGGTGGACTGCCCCTGCCAAGTAAAAACTAAAAGAAATAATGTATCTAGGGTGGGCATTGCCCACCTTAATCTTTTTGTGTTGCGAAAACTGTAACCGCTGGAACGCTTGTTACCCAAACCCGTCATTCTTAAAAAGGAACTTCACGAGCAAGGGAAGCAGCAAAACATGAATCGGCAAATTTTCAGTCGAGCGGCAGCGATCGCTTCTACAACTCTTATATTACTAGGTTCGCTTGGATGGTGTATCATCAAAACCCCTAATACTGCCTTTTCGCGTACCAAACCTCAACAAGCAGCTTCCAATATTCCTGTAAATCAAAAGTTGGTTGCTGCTAACACAAAATTTGGCTTCAAGCTGTTTTCTGAAGTTCTCAAGCAAGATAGTAGCAAGAATGTTTTTGTATCGCCTTCTAGCGTGGCGATCGCTCTTGCAATGACCTACAACGGTGCTAATGGCGAAACCCAACAAGCAATGGCTAAAACCTTGGAACTACAAGGTATGAGTTTGCAAGCCATTAACGAAGCTAATGCCGCACTCCAAGCAAGCCTAGAAAATCCCGCTTCCGGTAAAGGCGTCGATTCATCGCGTCCCCAGCTAACCATTGCCAACTCCTTGTGGGCTAAACAGGGCGTTCCTTTCGAGCCGGAATTTCTCCAGAGAAATCGTCAATTCTATAAAGCCAAAATAACAAATTTAGACTTTACTTCTCCCAATGCTCCAGCCGTTATTAATAACTGGGTTAAGCAAAGTACGCAGGGCAAAATTAACCAAATTGTTGACACTATTCAAGCCGATCAAGTCTTATTTTTGATTAACGCCATTTACTTCAAAGGAAAATGGGAGACACCCTTTAACAAGAGTCAAACCTCAAACCAGACCTTCTACCAGTTAGACGGCACATCAACAAAAGTACCCATGATGTCCCAAAATGGTAAATACAGATACTACGAAAATAATAATTTTCAGGCTATTAGCATTCCTTACAGTAAAGGACGCCTCAGTTTTTATATCTTCCTTCCCAAACAAAACTCTACTAAGGGTAATTTATCACAAGAGTTTAACGCTGAAAACTGGCAAGAATGGATGACAAATTTTAAAATGCGAGAGGGTTATATTCAAATGCCTCGCTTTAAGATGGATTATGAAATTGAACTCACCAACGCGCTCAAAACATTGGGTATGGGAGTTGCTTTTAACTCAAGCGCCAATTTTACTCAAATGAGCCGCATCCCGCTTAACATTAATCAAGTCAAGCACAAAACTTTTGTGGAAGTTAACGAAGAAGGCACAGAAGCCGCAGCGGTTACTGCTATTGGCATCGTGACAACATCTGCACAGATTCCAGAGGAACCTTTCCGCATGATTGTTGACCGCCCATTTTACTGTGCAATTCGAGATAATCAAACTGGAACGCTTCTGTTTATTGGGTCAATCGTAGAACCAAAATGAAGCTTTTTAACATCTAGTTTTTACCGTATCAACTCTCTTAGGAGAGTGTATATTTATTTGTAGATATTATACAATTTTTGACAATAAATAGATTAATGTACCGTTATAAGTAAGCATATAAAAAGAAAATATTTTCTTTTTAAGAAAATTTTAATATTCAGTGCGTCCAGAACAAAGGATCTGGAACGCAGTTTGAGCGGGTGCGATTTTTTGCCTTCCCAGGCGATCGCGCCCTGCTATGCGTCGTCTATGGCCAAAAAAACCCAAGATAGCGCTCTAGACAGTAAAGTATCGCTGGCTGGGGCAGAAACTTAAGTAAAAGTTTCATTGACTTATAACCGTTTTGTGATAAATGCAGGAAAGTTTTTACAAGCTTCACAGAAAATTCACTGGGATTTGTTCGGGTAAGGACTTTCATTGAGATAGGGTGGTGAAACGGGGAGGGGGCGTATGTTAAGCAAGCCAAAAATAGTTTCAAAGAGCGATCGCGCAGAAGGGCCAAAGCTGTTGGAAGATAAAGCAGCCAGGATTGTAAAACTAAAAAGACAAATTCGCCGAGGAAAAGAGGCACAGCGATCGCTCGAAGCAGCACTTTTGGAAAGTGAAAACCGCTACCAAAACTTGGTGGAGTTGTCTCCATTAG is a window encoding:
- a CDS encoding S8 family serine peptidase, producing the protein MAKRQTIKKLVWIVWGLGISGLTSPVLAKEPSTLSEVGIDAIKLQAPPYNLLGRKIAIGQVEIGRPGYFGLDKAVSLHQVLSLSGVFYRDTPAKANANLDPHATMVAGMMISSDKARPGVAPQARLYSSAVGSPKTSGQPEECLATQYVAQQNGGDVRAINFSFGESLDRDARPNAVLDGNALLTQCVDWSARVHDVFYAIAGNQGSGGIPIPTDNFNGVSVAYTTRRQGVFTKVDFANLSAAPVGVGKRLLDREINVGPRRAISIVAPGSNVELIDLEGKVNRVTGTSFAAPQVTASVALLQEYGDRQLRTKQPQWTTDSRRHEVMKAVLLNSAEKIKDSGDGLRLGMTRTMLAKDNTDWLESDAYKDRKIPLHLQMGTGQLNVFRAYQQFSPGQQSPAAPVPPTAWDYRTIKASSIQDYVLDKPLQKESFVSITLAWDRLVELQDTNKNGQFNVGESFRDRGLNNLDIYLMRAEDNDTSKSIWSSESEVDSVEHIFQQVPTTGRYKIRVQFRQQANEDVQPYALAWWTAPAK
- a CDS encoding site-specific DNA-methyltransferase; the protein is MHNQLFYGDNLDYLRQNIENNFVDLCYIDPPFNSSRNYNQIYNQIDNKNKFQSPAFIDIWTWDNKAQEGFTQIIGNYQGRFTPQSIALIAGLSNVLDKGSLLAYLVNITLRVAEIHRVLKPSGSFYLHCDPTASHYLKLVLDAIFCPQGGYFQNEIIWCYSVGGKTKERFASKHDVIFYYTKTNQYTFNIEAASISRKPKSHMKLRVDTDGREYQEKIERKTGKIYKYYLDEGKIAEDYWTDIETLNRGDKQRLGYPTQKPEALLERIIKVSSNEGDLVLDAYCGCGTTLVVAQRLKRHWIGMDITYQSISLCLKRFEDSFDKNVVPQVNLNGIPINLKEAIALSKLQGKEFEKWAILTYSNNHAIIERKKDKNKSVDGIVYFLGESGEQEKIILQVKAGDLNSDDIKELDDKRKREQAAIAIFITLKTPNSEMFQQAIACGIYNHQASRCNYPRLKIVTIKEMLEEAKRLDTFFFL
- a CDS encoding CHASE domain-containing protein; its protein translation is MNGIEQVLEEDRSNPARLGDRRYMTVGLTLCTGVCLSILASAIVWNWENKQLQIEFQERANSLSTALQRSVNENLEVVRSIQALYTASDQVTRKDFQKFVQPSFSRYSAIYGLTWLERVSAKDRQAYEKAVEAEGFSNFQIYQIGADGKPIRAAQEQEYFPIIYVEPLADRRKVVGFDVASDPPRKLALDKGRDTNAAVASGRITLVNNNQPGFQLFLPVYRNDTATNTLLSRRANLQGFVSGAFQITDIVKSSLKDLSLDKINFYLYDNSATGQESFLVRYDSSTKQLIDDPSREDAPLDDVGGKCQERTACTRIFNVADRKWMLLILPTSDYGGIAAHQGALAILAIGLLMTGSMVLYLFMSVGRTAEIQKQVQERTSELKERTTELEIALERERHQHQRIQLALRQMDELRASSRATALQASAAAGGADAALNMASGGTKAVEQTIEGMTTLKEKVEAIAREIVLLKGQTHQIGNISTLVSDLANQTNMLALNAAVEAARAGEKGKGFGVVAAEIRKLADRSKNSAGQIRVLVSDIQMAINSTAKATKEGTMTVETGMKISEETAGAFSGVKDAVNNVVLNNQQILLTAEEQANAIQQVVDTINAIKTDGHFTGVGSDKF
- the uvrB gene encoding excinuclease ABC subunit UvrB, which translates into the protein MTPFRLEAPFQPTGDQPGAIAQLTAGLQAGARYQTLLGATGTGKTFSVASVIENIGKPTLVLAHNKTLAAQLCNELREFFPHNAVEYFISYYDYYQPEAYIPVTDTYIEKTAQVNEEIDMLRHSATRSLFERRDVIVVASISCIYGLGIPSEYLKSAISLKVGMEINQRQMLRELATVQYSRNDLELGRGRFRVRGDVLEIGPAYEDRIIRIEFFGDEIDAIRYVDPVTGEIIQSLEAINVYPARHFVTPKDRLQSACDAIEAELNDQIAEFQKQGKLLEAQRIEHRTRYDLEMLREVGYCNGVENYSRFLAGRRAGEPPECLIDYFPKDWLLVVDESHVSVPQIRGMFNGDQARKKVLIEHGFRLPSAADNRPLKSDEFWAKANQCIFVSATPGNWEIEVSEGRVVEQVIRPTGVIDPEIFVRPTEGQVDDLLGEIKDRVKRQERVLVTTLTKRMAEDLTEYLQERAIRVRYLHSEIQSIERIEILQALREGEFDVLIGVNLLREGLDLPEVSLVAILDADKEGFLRAERSLIQTIGRAARHVRGQAILYGDNLTDSMIKAMDETERRRGIQLAHNKMHGITPQQIIKKSTNSILAFLDVSRRLNSQQLETAYEQADDLSLEDMPELISQLEAQMKEAAKKLAFEEAATLRDRIKHLRDKLLGH
- a CDS encoding CsbD family protein, with amino-acid sequence MSLEDKAKATAKNLEGKGQEALGNVTGDPEDQAEGKAKQGESAVRHGVEDVKDKVKKAID
- the rpe gene encoding ribulose-phosphate 3-epimerase — protein: MTKSQSQKPIVVAPSILSADFSRLGEEIRAVDEAGADWIHVDVMDGRFVPNITIGPLIVQAIRPVTKKPLDVHLMIVEPEKYVEDFAKAGADIISVHAEHNASPHLHRTLGQIKELGKQAGVVLNPSTPLELIEYVLELCDLVLIMSVNPGFGGQSFIPGVLPKIRKLRQMCDERGLDPWIEVDGGLKGNNSWQVLEAGANAIVAGSAVFNAPDYASAIAGVRNSKRPTPELATV